Below is a window of Hydrogenimonas sp. SS33 DNA.
AAACGGCTGAAATCGGCCATTTTGGAAGCCTTTTTGCTAAGAGTTCCATCGATTTTATAAAGTGCCGATATTGTGTTAGACAAGAGTTTCGAAAAAAGGGAACGGGTGAAGTTCGAAAAACCGTTGGAGTCATGCACTCTCCTCTATGTGGAGGATGAAAAAGAGGTCCGAAGCCGTATTGTCTCCTTCCTGGCGAGCCGCGTCAAAACAGTGTGGTATGCCCGTAACGGGGAAGAGGGGCTGCGTCTCTACGAAGCCAACAAACCCGACATCATTGTGACCGATCTGAAGATGCCGAAGATGGACGGCATCCGTATGGCGAAACTGATCCGTGCGGAGAATGCCGACATTCCCATTTTGCTGACCGCCGCGTATGGAGACGAGCATCGGCTTTTCCATGCCATCGAAGCGAAGATCACCGGATTTATACGCAAACCGCTCAGGGTGAACGAACTGCTTCATGCCCTAGAGGATGTGGCTAAGAAGATCACCTATGACCGGGCCCGCATGCGGGTGCAGGCGACCATGGCCCAGCACTATCTGGCCATTGAAGAGGAGGCACTGCTTATCTACATTGACAGCAAAGGAGATATCAAGAAGATCAACGAACCGATGTCCCTGCTGCTCAACTACCCCTCCGACCTGCTGGAGGGAGAACCTTTCGAAGCCCTGCTCTACAAAGACCATAACTTCCCGAAATACCGTTCCCTTTTCGAAGCGATCGACAATGGGAACAGCTGGCACGGCGAGATTCATCTGCAGACCCAGCTCGACATGGAACTCACTTTCAAAGCCACGCTGGTGCCCATTTTCGATACGGACCGCCCCCAGTACCAGTTCATGATGCTGTTGGAGGACATCACGGAGCTGGTCAACTACCGGAAAATTCTCAAAAACGAACTGGACGAAACCCAGAATACCCTGCAGGAGAAGATCCACTTTCTGGAACAGTACCAGAACGCCATCAACGAAGGGACGGCGATCTGCCGTTTCACGGAAGAGGGGACCATCCTCAGGAGCGACCGCCGCTTCGACACCATTTTCGGTTTCGAAGAGAACCGGAAGGTGAAACGCTCCTTCTACGAGCTTTGCCCCAATGCCGAGACGGTGCTGCGCAGGCAGCTGCTCAATGCGGTCAGAAAGCGGGTGACGCTGCGAAAACGCATCCGCTGCGTGGGGAAAGAGAACAGCTTCCACGTCACCGACTCCATCTTCATCCCCATCTACCGGATCAACGGTGAGATCGAAGAGATCATCAGTATCCACAACGACATTACCGATATCATCAAGCTCAACGAAGAGATACGCACGACCCAGAAGGAGCTGCTCTACATTCTCGGCGAAGTGGCGGAGAGCCGGTCGCGGGAGACGGGCAACCACGTCAAAAGGGTGGCGGAATACAGCCGTCTGCTGGCGACACTCGCAGGGCTGGAGGACGACGATGTGGAGCTGCTCTATATCGTCGCCCCGATGCACGATGTGGGCAAGATCGCCATCCCCGACAGTATCCTTCTCAAGGCGGGGCCGTTGACTGCGGAGGAGACGGAAGTGATGAAACGCCACACCCTGATCGGCGGCGAACTCTTCGGCCGGTCGGAGCGCCCCTTCATGAAAGCGGCCCGTATCGTGGCGCTGGAACATCATGAAAATTATGACGGATCCGGTTATCCCTTTGGAAAAAAAGGGGAAGAGATCCATGTTTTCGGAAGGATTGTCGCCATTACCGATGTCTTCGACGCTCTCAGCGTCGACAGGGTCTACAAAAAAGGATGGCCGGTGGAAGATGTGATCGATTTCATGCGCAGACAGCGAGGGCGTAAATTTGATCCCCTGCTGATCGATCTCTTCCTGGAAAATATCGATCTGTTTCTGGAGATCCGCAACAATCTGAAACCGGCCGATCAGTAGACGATACGGTTGCGGCCCTGCCGTTTGGCTTCGTACATTTTCCCGTCCGCCCGGGAGATGAGAGCGTCCAGCGAAAGCTCTCTGTTCCATTCGGCGATGCCGAAGCTGGCGGTGACGGAAAAGGGGAGCCCGCTGCCGCGCTCTTCGATGGTGCGCCGCAGTTTCTGTGCCAGGCTGACGGCATCGTTGCATCCGGTTTCGGGAAGAAGAATGAGAAACTCTTCTCCGCCCCATCGGATCAGTGCATCGGTACGGCGGAGGGAGTTCTGCACAAGTTGTGCCACTTTGATGAGCACTTCGTCACCCATGGCATGTCCGTATGTGTCGTTGATCGTTTTGAAATTGTCTATATCGAAGAAAATGATGGAAAATCGCGACCCGTATCGGAGGCAACGGGTGATTTCGTGTCGGATCAACTCCATTCCGCGGTGACGGTTGATGACCCCGGTGAGGCTGTCGGTATGGGCGATGCGGTCGAGACGGTCGATGAGTGCGTCCCGTTCCATTCTGAATGAGACGGAAGTGAGGCCGAAAGAGATTGTATCGGCGATATTCTGCCACAGATCGAGCTCCTCTTTGTTGAAGCGGTGGTGGGCGCGGAACATCAGCACCAGCAACCCGCCCCGGGAGGAGGCTGTACGGGAGATGGGAAGGACGATGACGGTTTTGATCCTTTCGGGAAGCAATGCATTTCTGAAGGCGGGGTCGGGAAGGAGTTCGATATCGTCTATGAAAACGATTTCATTGTGACGTGCCGCGAGGCAGAGAGGTAGAAACTCCTTTTCCGCCTCCCTCTCCCACGGCTCCAGAGCAACCGGAAAGAGTCCGGGGAGATCGACGGGACACTCCGGGGTGGTGTGCAGAAGGTGCAACTCTCTCTCGCCCAGCATGATGAAACCGGAGAGGCCGGCATCGATGCTCTCGGGAATCTCTTCGAGGACGCGGTTCAGGAAACGCTCCGTGGTGTCGGAGAGAATCGCTTCTCTGCCGATCACCGCATGAAAATGCATCAGCGCTTTGAGATAACTCTCCCTTCCCAGCCGTTCATTCATCTCCCGGTAGGAGTGGAGCAGGCACTCCAGCGGGTGCCACGTGGTTTCGTAACAGGGGAGGCCCCGGTCGTCTCTTTTTGTCCGCCCCCTGCCGTTGAGTACTACGTCGCTCCCGTCCCGTTTCCTGAAAATAGCCGAAAATTCCCGCTCTTCCTTTTCGGTCCGAAGGATTTCCGAAAGGCAGAAGGCGTTGCCGTTTCCAAGCGGTTTGACGATCTTTTCCACCGCTTCTCCCCGCAGTGTTTCGCCGTCGTATCCCAGATAGCGGGAAAAGAGGTCGCTGATATGAAGAATTTTCCCGTCAAAATCGACCTGAAGGGTCAGAAACGGGTATTGGGTGAATTTGAAACAGTCCCGGACCACTTCCAGCATCCGTTCGGGTTCGGAGCGTTTGTGGATATAGGTATTGACCCCTTCCCTGATCGCCTCGGTGAGGTCCGCTTTGTCGGTGAAGTCGGTCGTGACGAGAACGGGGAGATCTTCCCGTCGGGAACGGGCGTGCCGGATGAAATCCAGCGCAGCCGTACCGGGCAGATCGATATCCGTGATGAGAAGATCGGGATTGTGTTTTTCCAGGAAGTTCAGAGCGGTGTCGATCTCCCGGGCTACGAAGAGGTCCTCCACATGTTTTTCGAGATGGGCGGCCGTAGCCTGACGGATCTGCTCATCCCCTTCGATGTAGAGGACTTTGATAGGAAGTCTGTTCAATGCCTGCAATGTTGATACCCCCGACCCTTTCACAGTTTCCATATTACCATAATGATATTTCATATAATGTTAATCACTAATCATCAAAAGTAAACAAAACATAAGAGCCCTCCCTGCATCAGGGTACTTCAAATTCAAGGTTTCTTTCGGTTTTTCGCTCATTCTCGAAATCCCATTCCTGGGATTTCTCCGAGGTTGAGGGCTGTTTGGCACATCCTGTGCCGAACGGCCGCCCTCAAAGCCGCTAAAACCGAAAGTAACCTTAAACTTGAAATACCGTGTCTCTGCATGCTTTTTCTATTGTCCGCTTGTCGGATGTGTTACCATATCTCTTTGCAAGGAGTGTACGGATTGGATCAGGAAAGAGTTCTGAGGGAAGTGTTCGGCCACGATCGTTTCAGGCCGCTGCAGAAAAAAGCGGTGGAGGCTTCCGTGACGGGCCGGGACCTGGTGATGGTGCTGCCCACCGGCGGCGGCAAGTCGCTCTGTTACCAGCTGCCCGCCCTGATGAGGGAGGGGGTGACGGTCGTCGTGTCGCCCCTGCTGGCACTGATGCACGACCAGGTACGGGCCCTGAAACTGCAGGGAGTTGCCGCCGAGATGCTGGGCTCCATGCAGAGCCCCGAGGAGCGGGCAGAAACTCTGCGCAAGTTGGAGAGAGGAGAAGTAAAACTGCTCTACGTAGCGCCCGAACGCCTCCTCTCGCCCGCTTTCGAAGGGATCCTCGCCCGTCTGCCCGTCGCCGGATTCGTCATCGACGAAGCCCACTGCGTCTCAGAGTGGGGGCACGAATTCCGAGACGACTACCGCAGACTGGGGTTTTTGAAAGAGCGGTGGCCCGACGTGCCCGTTTCCGCTTTCACGGCGACGGCGACGCCGGAGGTGGAGGAGGATATCGTCCGACAGCTGCGGCTGAGAGAGCCGGTGCGCCTGCGGGGGTCGGTGACCCGGGAGAACCTCTTCATCCGCGCCGAACCCCGCGTCGGCGACGGAAAGGCGCAGCTCAAAGCCTTTCTGGAAACTTTTGCAAACGAAAGCGGCATTGTCTACACCTTCACCCGCAACGCTGCCGAAAACGTGGCGGCCTGGCTTCAGAGGGAAGGGATCGACGCGGTTGCCTACCATGCGGGCCTGGAAGCCTCCATGCGCCAGGCGGCCTACCACGCCTTCGTCCACGACGAGGTGAAGGTGGTGGTGGCAACGGTGGCTTTCGGAATGGGGATCGACAAGCCCGATATCCGTTTCGTGGTACACATGAGCATGCCCAAAACCCTGGAGAACTACTATCAGGAGATCGGACGCGCCGGGCGCGACGGCCTGCCCTGTGAAACCCTGCTGCTCTACAGCGCCGCCGACGCCGCCCAGCGGGCGTCGCTGCTGGAGCAGTTGGAGGAGGGGCCCTACAAGCAGTCGGCGTGGGAGAAGCTGGAGAAAATGACCGGTTTCTGCCGCGGCGAGGGGTGCCGCCACGCGGCACTGGCGGCGTACTTCGGCGAAGAGGGCGAGGCGTGTGAAACGCGGTGCGACAACTGTACGGCGACGGAGAGGGAAAAAAGCGACATCACCGAAGCGGCGCGCAAGTTCCTCTCGGCGCTCTACCGCACGGGCCAGCGGTTCGGCAAGGGGCATCTCATCGACATCCTCCGGGGGGCGAAAACCCAAAAGATCGAACAGTTCGGACACGACCGGCTCACGGTCTACGGCATCGGCAAAGAGCTCTCGAAAGCCCAGTGGGAGGCGGTGGTGGAGCGGCTGATGGAGCTGGGGGCGCTTCGCCGCGGCGAGCACCGCAACCTCTGCATAACACCTGCGGGTGTTGCGGTTTTGAAGGGGGAAACGTCGGTGACGATACGTTCCGAACGGATGCAGGTCAGGGAGAAGAAGCCCCGCCCCCTTCGGACTCCGGTTTCCGATATGGGTTACGATCAGGCAATTTTCGATAAACTTAGAGCATTGAGGCGCGAAATCGCCGCAAAAGAGGGCGTTCCCGCCTATATGGTCTTCGGCGACAGAAGCCTGATGGAGATGGCCTCTTCTCTTCCCGAAAGCGAAGAGGCGATGCTGAAGATCGGCGGTGTCGGACGAAAGAAGATGGAACGGTACGGGGAAGCTTTTCTGCAAGTGATCAAGGAGTGTGCGGATGGCGGGATGCAATGAGTTGAAAGAGTTGATCGAGCTGGAACTCCTTCCCGATCTGGAGGAAGCGATCGACGAGCTTTTCGAAGCGGTGGCCGATGCCAAAAACGCAGATGAAGAAGCGAAGGCCGAATACGCGGAAATGCAGGAGCTTCGTGCGGCGTTTCAGGCGCTGCTCAAT
It encodes the following:
- a CDS encoding HD domain-containing phosphohydrolase — encoded protein: MKFEKPLESCTLLYVEDEKEVRSRIVSFLASRVKTVWYARNGEEGLRLYEANKPDIIVTDLKMPKMDGIRMAKLIRAENADIPILLTAAYGDEHRLFHAIEAKITGFIRKPLRVNELLHALEDVAKKITYDRARMRVQATMAQHYLAIEEEALLIYIDSKGDIKKINEPMSLLLNYPSDLLEGEPFEALLYKDHNFPKYRSLFEAIDNGNSWHGEIHLQTQLDMELTFKATLVPIFDTDRPQYQFMMLLEDITELVNYRKILKNELDETQNTLQEKIHFLEQYQNAINEGTAICRFTEEGTILRSDRRFDTIFGFEENRKVKRSFYELCPNAETVLRRQLLNAVRKRVTLRKRIRCVGKENSFHVTDSIFIPIYRINGEIEEIISIHNDITDIIKLNEEIRTTQKELLYILGEVAESRSRETGNHVKRVAEYSRLLATLAGLEDDDVELLYIVAPMHDVGKIAIPDSILLKAGPLTAEETEVMKRHTLIGGELFGRSERPFMKAARIVALEHHENYDGSGYPFGKKGEEIHVFGRIVAITDVFDALSVDRVYKKGWPVEDVIDFMRRQRGRKFDPLLIDLFLENIDLFLEIRNNLKPADQ
- a CDS encoding diguanylate cyclase; translated protein: MNRLPIKVLYIEGDEQIRQATAAHLEKHVEDLFVAREIDTALNFLEKHNPDLLITDIDLPGTAALDFIRHARSRREDLPVLVTTDFTDKADLTEAIREGVNTYIHKRSEPERMLEVVRDCFKFTQYPFLTLQVDFDGKILHISDLFSRYLGYDGETLRGEAVEKIVKPLGNGNAFCLSEILRTEKEEREFSAIFRKRDGSDVVLNGRGRTKRDDRGLPCYETTWHPLECLLHSYREMNERLGRESYLKALMHFHAVIGREAILSDTTERFLNRVLEEIPESIDAGLSGFIMLGERELHLLHTTPECPVDLPGLFPVALEPWEREAEKEFLPLCLAARHNEIVFIDDIELLPDPAFRNALLPERIKTVIVLPISRTASSRGGLLVLMFRAHHRFNKEELDLWQNIADTISFGLTSVSFRMERDALIDRLDRIAHTDSLTGVINRHRGMELIRHEITRCLRYGSRFSIIFFDIDNFKTINDTYGHAMGDEVLIKVAQLVQNSLRRTDALIRWGGEEFLILLPETGCNDAVSLAQKLRRTIEERGSGLPFSVTASFGIAEWNRELSLDALISRADGKMYEAKRQGRNRIVY
- the recQ gene encoding DNA helicase RecQ, whose amino-acid sequence is MDQERVLREVFGHDRFRPLQKKAVEASVTGRDLVMVLPTGGGKSLCYQLPALMREGVTVVVSPLLALMHDQVRALKLQGVAAEMLGSMQSPEERAETLRKLERGEVKLLYVAPERLLSPAFEGILARLPVAGFVIDEAHCVSEWGHEFRDDYRRLGFLKERWPDVPVSAFTATATPEVEEDIVRQLRLREPVRLRGSVTRENLFIRAEPRVGDGKAQLKAFLETFANESGIVYTFTRNAAENVAAWLQREGIDAVAYHAGLEASMRQAAYHAFVHDEVKVVVATVAFGMGIDKPDIRFVVHMSMPKTLENYYQEIGRAGRDGLPCETLLLYSAADAAQRASLLEQLEEGPYKQSAWEKLEKMTGFCRGEGCRHAALAAYFGEEGEACETRCDNCTATEREKSDITEAARKFLSALYRTGQRFGKGHLIDILRGAKTQKIEQFGHDRLTVYGIGKELSKAQWEAVVERLMELGALRRGEHRNLCITPAGVAVLKGETSVTIRSERMQVREKKPRPLRTPVSDMGYDQAIFDKLRALRREIAAKEGVPAYMVFGDRSLMEMASSLPESEEAMLKIGGVGRKKMERYGEAFLQVIKECADGGMQ